ATGTTGCGCGATGCGGGCGAGGCGCAGGCGTTCCTTGCGGCGGCGCCGTCTACAACCGTTTTCATCGTCGAGTCATTCGAGCGGGCGCGGGCGGGCTATCTCACACGCATTGAGATCGTGGGCGGACGCGTCGCGCATGCGCATAGACGCAGCGTCGCCGCCAACGGGCTCTCGTCCTATCACTTCGGCTCCACGTTCGAGCCCTATACCGACTGCCCGGATAGCGTCTGCACCGCCGCGGAGCAGGCTGCTGCGCTTCTGGGGTTCGAGCTGGGCAGCTTTGATGTCATCGAGACCGAGGCGGCGCCTGTGTTCATCGACGCCAACTCCGTCTCGAATGTCTCCGCTGATTGCGAGGAGCTTTTGGGCTACGACCTCATGGCGGAGCATGCCGCCTACATCGCCGGGCGATATCGAACTCTTTTCGGCTAACGCGGAAAAGCGGCAGAGCGTTAGCTGCTCGCGCAGCACGCCGCCCGTCCAACGTCGTTGTTG
This genomic window from Mailhella massiliensis contains:
- a CDS encoding ATP-grasp domain-containing protein, whose protein sequence is MLRDAGEAQAFLAAAPSTTVFIVESFERARAGYLTRIEIVGGRVAHAHRRSVAANGLSSYHFGSTFEPYTDCPDSVCTAAEQAAALLGFELGSFDVIETEAAPVFIDANSVSNVSADCEELLGYDLMAEHAAYIAGRYRTLFG